In Bacillota bacterium, the sequence ACCGGGAACTGGTAGGGAAGATCGATGGGGTAATAGTGGCGGTGCCTACGGAACTTCATAGTGAAGTAGCCGGGTGGTTTTTGCGTCATCGCATCCCTGTATTGGTGGAAAAGCCCATCGCAGATACACTAGAGTCTGCTCGGGAGTTAGTGGAGCTGGCCCAGGAGCATGATACCCCCTTGCAGGTAGGGCATGTTGAACGGTTTAACCCTGCCTGGAGAGCCGCCCGTCGCTGGTGGCAGGATCAGGTATCGGGGCCACCGGATCGGATCGAGGCCCTTCGTTTAAGTCCTCCTCCCCAAAGGGATCTGGGCGTGGGAGTCATTCTGGATATGATGATTCATGACCTGGACCTAATCCTCAGCATCCTGCCGGAGCAACCGGCCATCCCGTGGGTGGAAACCCTCACCCTCGATGAAAGCAAAGAAGAAGACTTGTGTATTGCTCGGCTGCAGTGGCCCGGTGCCGTCGCCTCCGTTACCGCTGCCCGCATCGCCTATCGACGGGTGCGTCAGTTAAAGGTCTCCCAGGGTTCCATTACGATGAAAGTGGATCTCTTGGATCCCAGGGTTACCGTTACCCGGGACGGAGAATCCTGGGAGGAATTGGTGGTAGAATCAGGATGGCCCCTGGAGTATCAGCTGGAGGAGTTTCTCCAGGTCATAGCGGGAGGTCCTTGCCAAGTCTCCGGTGCCGAGGCGCTGAAATCCCTGGAATTAGCCTATGCCATTACGGAGCAGGGAGCCAAGATCACTAAGGGGAATTAATCCACTAGAGATCTTGGCCGGTGGCCTTGGGAAAGGGATGACAGATTGCAGCTGAACCAACCGTTTCATATCATGGTCAAGCCAATAGGGCCGGTATGTAATTTGGCCTGCGAATATTGTTTTTACCTGGGAAAGGAGGCGTTGTTTCCCCAGGTAGAGGATTTCCAGATGACCGATGGGGTGTTGGCGGAATACGTCAAACAGTATATTACCAGCCAGCCGGGGCCCGTTGTTCCCTTTGCGTGGCAGGGGGGAGAGCCAACTTTATTGGGAATCGAGTTTTTCCAACGGGTCCTGGAACTGCAGGCCCGCTACTTACCCGCGGGATGGCAGGTAGAAAATGCCTTCCAGACCAACGGCATTTTGTTGGACGAGGAATGGTGTCGCCTCTTTCGGGAACACAACTTTCTCGTAGGCTTAAGCGTTGACGGCCCGGCAGAGCTACACGATATCTACCGCAGGGACAAGGGCGGAAACCCCACTCACAGCCGTGTGCTTCGAAGTATGCACTTATTACAGGAACAGAGGGTCGACTTTAATGTTCTCTGCTCCGTCAACAACGTTAACTCCCAGCATCCGGAAAGGGTCTATAATTTTTTCCGGGACGAGGGGGTAGAGTTTGTTCAGTTTATTCCCATAGTCGAACATTTGGGTGGCGGTCAGGTGACCCAGCGCAGTGTAGAACCGAGACAGTGGGGAAGTTTCCTCATCGGTGTGTTTAATCGCTGGCTGCAGGATGGTGTAGGGAAGATATTCATTCAAACCTTTGAAGAGTGTGCCTCGGTCTGGGCTGGCTTTGGGCCTCGCCTGTGTGTCTTTACTGAGACCTGTGGGCGAGCGATGGCGATGGAACACAACGGTAATCTATACTCCTGTGACCACTTTGTCTTTCCGGAGTACAAACTGGGTAACATACTGGAGACACCGATGGCGCAGCTGGTGGAGTCAGAGTTTCAGCGTCGCTTCGGTACCGACAAATCTGAGGCCCTGCCCCAGTACTGTCGGGACTGTGATGTTAGATTCATGTGTAATGGGGCCTGCCCCAAGGATCGATTTGCCGTTACTCCCACGGGAGAGCAGGGACTGAATTACCTCTGTGAGGGTTATAAACGGTTCTTTCACTATGTAGATCCCTATATGCGGACCTTGGCCCAGGCGATTCACGCCCGTAAGCGCCCGGAACAGATGCAGGAGGATCTATTGACTGTCCATAAACAAATATGGGATGTAGGCAGAAATGATCCTTGTCCCTGCGGCAGCGGGGCTAAATACAAGCGGTGTTGTCTGAAAGACTAATGGAGGGGGATGGTTGCATGGAGAAACCAGTTGTGATAAAGAATTTGGGCCAGCAGATGGTGGGCATGCTTCACCTGCCGGAAGGGGAGGGTCCCTTCCCGGCTGTGGCTTTGTACCATGGGTTTACCGGGACCAAGGTGGAGCCCCATCGGATCTTTGTGAAAATGGCCCGCAGGCTTAATGCTCTAGGTATTGCGGCGGTGCGCTTTGATTTTCGGGGCTCGGGAGACAGTGAGGGCGATTTTGCCGATATGACCGTCAGTGGTGAAATTTCCGATGGGATCAAGATCCTGGACTATCTGACGGAATTAGAAGCAGTGGACAGCCAGCGTCTCGGGGTCTTGGGGCTGAGCATGGGAGGGGCGGTGGCAGCTTGTGTAGCGGGACGGGATGACCGGGTCAAGTCAGTGGCCCTGTGGTCTGCTGTTGCTGACTTTGCCCTCTTTGCCCAAAACAAGGAGGCCCTGGCCAAGGCCAAGGAGCAGGGGTATGCCGACGTTGGCGGCAACGTTCTCAACTATGAATTCTACGAGGACGCCAGCAAACACGATCCCGCAGCGGCCATTGCTAAGTTCGCCGGGCCGGTACTCATTGTTCATGGCAGCGAAGACCCGACGGTACCCGTATCCCATGCCGACATCTTTGAGCAGGCTATTTCCGGCCAGAAGGAGAAGGTCATTCTCCTGGGAGCGGATCATACCTACAACCGGCGGGATTGGGAAGAGGAAGTGCTGGAAAGAACCGCCCAATGGTTCCAAAGGACTCTCTAGTCTCTGTGAAAAAAGCCCTGTATCAGGGCTTTTTTTGTGAAGCAAAAACCCGCCCGGTCAACGGGCGGGTTTTATTCAACCGACCAATCTTAGCTGGCAGCCTGGGTCTTCAGGTGAGCCAATCGGGCTTCAAACTCGATGGCCTTGGTGGGACACTTTTCGACACAGGCTCCGCAATCGATACATTTGTCATAATCCACGGCGGCTAGATTGTCGTTGACGGGAATGGCGTCCGCGGGACAAACTCGACTGCAGGCTCGGCAACCGATGCATCCTACGGTACAAACGGCACGCACATCTTTACCCTTGGCCAGAGACTTACACCGGACATGGACGGGTTTTTGGTCACTGACCAAGTCGATGATGCTGCGGGGACAGGCCTTGACACAGTTGCCGCACCCGGTGCAGGCCACGGGGTCCACCACCGGCAATCCGTTTTCTCCCATGTAGATCGCATCAAAGGGACAGGAGAAAACACAATCGCCAAGTCCCAGACAACCATACTCACAACCCTTGAAGCCACCGCCGAGAGCTTGAGCTGCACGGCAGGTTTGAACACCATTGTATTCTGCCCGAGTAAGGGCTTCCTGGTTCCCACCGTGGCACTGTACCTGGGCAATCATGCGGTTAGCATCATTTGCTTCAACTCCAAGAATCTTGGCTAGCTGGGCTCGCTGCTCTGCACTGGCCACCGGACATCCCGTTACATCGGCTTCTCCCTTGGCCAGAGCTTCGGCGAACTGCTGACAACCAGCTCGACCACAGCCACCACAGTTGGCCCCCGGAAGAGCCTCTACCAGCTGCTCTACCCTGGGATCAGTTTCGACGGCAAACTTCTTGGAAGCATAGGCTAGACCTAGGCCCAAAGCGCCCCCGAGCACCCCAGTGGTAATAATTGATGCAATTATGCTCATTATCGGTCCTCCTTATGAGTCCGCGTATTTTCCCTTCAATATATTCTATCGAGTTACATGGCAATGAGTCCCGAGAAGCCTGCAAAGGCCATGGACATGATACTGGCGATCAGCAGGGCAATCCCGGATCCCTCGAGAGCCTTAGGCACATCGGCAAAGCGCAATTCCGAGCGAATTCCCGCCATAATCAGCATCGCCAAGGTGAATCCTGCACCCGCTCCCAGACTAAAGACAACGGTTTGGATTAGGTTGTAGCCATTGGTCACTACCAAGATAGCCAGCCCCAAAATGGCGCAGTTGGTTGTGATCAATGGCAGGAAGATTCCTAGAGCCTGATATAAGGCCGGACTTGTCTTCTGCAGGAACATCTCTACCAATTGGACTAAGGCGGCAATCACCAGGATAAAGACCACGTTCTGCAAGAAGGGCAGATTAAAGGCATCGAGAATGAACCGCTGAATTAACCAGGTAGTGATACTGGCCATGGTCATTACGAAGGTGGTAGCCATCCCCATACCCAATGCCGTGTCCGTATCCTTAGAAACCCCAAGGAAGGGGCAAATGCCCAAGAAACGAGACAATACAAAGTTATTGACCAGGACGGAGCCGACGAACAACAATGCAAGTTCTCTCACCGCTAAACCTCCTTTACAATCGCTCCTACTGAGCTACAGTGGTACCAGATACAGCCTGCCTCTTTACCGCAGCGGTGCGGCGTTTCTCCAGGTAGGCAGTGAGCTGGTTCATTCCTCCGACCAAGATTCCCAGGGTTAAGAATCCGCCGGGAGGCATCAGGAAGATGAGCCAGGGAGTAAATCCGGAACCAAAGAGAGAGACTCCAAAGATGGTACCCATACCCAAGATCTCTCGAATGCTACCGAGGAAGGTGAGGGCCCAGGTAAATCCAATCCCCATTCCTGCGGCATCGGCGATGGCCAAGTGCACAGGAGCCTTGTTGGCATAGGCTTCGGCCCGACCGAGAATGATACAGTTAACCACGATCAAGGGAATAAATAGTCCCAAGACCTGATGGATCTCTGGAGCATTGGCTGCCAAAACCATGTCAACAACGGTAACGAAGGTAGCGATAATAACGGTATAGCAGGGAATCCGCACCTGACTGGGAATCACGTTCTTCAGCAAAGAAATCATCGCTGAGGAGCAGATCAACACAAAAGTCGTGGCCAATCCCATCGCCAACCCATTGGTGGCGCTGGTGGTAATGGCCAAGGTCGGGCACATTCCAATCAGCAAGCGGAAGGTGGGGTTCTCCTTCCACAGTCCCCGCAATAGGTCGCTCCAAAATTTAAGCATACTAATTCGCCTCCGTATCTACGCTAGCGATGGCTTCTCGAACAATCTTGATTACTGCGTCGGTCGAGACCGTCGCACCGGTAATCCCATCGATATCGTTTCCGCTTACGAAGGGATCGTCGAGGGATTTACCGATAAACTGATTGCGGAATCCAGCATCGGCAATTCGAGCTCCCAGTCCCGGAGTTTCTGATTGCTCCAGCACTGTCAATCCCGTAATCACTCGGCTATTGGGATCAATACCGACCATCAGTCGAATCGGACCTTCAAATCCCTTGGTGGAGTGCAGAACTGCATAGCCCATGAGAGCTTTTCCTTCGTCAAAGACTGGGAACACCCTCATACCCTCGGGAAGGGCTTGCCCACCGGTACCGGCAGGCAGGGCATCTGAGGTCGATTCGGTGAAACTGATGCCGCCCGGGACGACGGCGATTACAGCATCTCTCATTTGCTCTAACTGGCGCTGTACCAAAATCGCTTCCGTCATTTGATGGAAATAAGCTAGGGAAGCACCGGAGATAATGCAAACTACTGCCAGAGTAATAACCAAAGACATGGAGTTACGCACGGGCTTTCACCTCCCCAAAGAATTTGGGACGAGTAAATCTGTTGATCAGCGGAGTGAAGCCGTTCATTAACAGAATCGAGTATGAGACTCCTTCTGGATATCCTCCCCAGAGACGGATCACCATCAGGATTACACCACCACCGATGGCAAAGATCCAGCGGCCCTTGGTGGTCAGGGGAGTGGTTACCATATCGGTGGCCATAAAGAAGGCTCCCAACATCAAACCACCGGTCAAGAGATGAAAGAGTGGATCCTGCCCAAAGACCAGTGCAAAGACAATTACGGTACCTAGATAACCTACAGGAATTCTCCAGTCGATATAACCCTTGTAAATGAGGAAAAGTCCTCCCAAGAGAATAGCCAATGCCGATGTTTCGCCGAGACTACCGGGCATACGGCCAATGAACATATCCCATAGGCTGAGTTCATCCCTAATGGGTGTGCTGGAGGAGGCTGTAACTGCCGATCCGGAACTGACGCCATCCACGGTACCCGAGGTAGCTACATCCATTGTTCCGGAACTGTAGCTGTCTACGGTACCGGAAGTGGCTACGTCCATTGTTCCAGAGCTGTAGCTGTCTACGGTGCCAGAAGTAGCTACATCCATTGTTCCGGAGCTGTAGCTGTCTACGGTACCAGAAGTGGCTGCATCCATTGTTCCAGAGCTGTAGCTATCAACGGTACTGGAAGCGGCTACGTCCACCTTGAGCGCTGCCAGGGGTGTTGCAGTGGACAGTCCATCGATGGGCGTGGTCCAGGCAGTCATTGCCATTGGAAAGGCTGCCAAGAGAAATACACGGCCAACAAGAGCGGGGTTAAAGGGGTTATGCCCCAGTCCACCGAAAATCTGCTTTCCAATCGCGATGGCAAAGACCGTGCCCGCTACAGCCATCCAGACCGGTAGGGAAGGCGGCAAGTTGAAGGCCAACAATACCCCGGTAACCAGGGCACTACCGTCCCAGATGGTGATTGGTTTCCTGCGGATCTTCTGAAAGACATACTCTGTAACTAAAGCTGTGACGCTACAAGCAACAATGAGTAAAGCTGCTCGGAACCGAAAGAAGTAAATCGATGCCAAGGCTGCCGGTGCCATTGCCGCCAGCACGGTGTACATAATCCGGGGGATGGTCTCGCCGGAAGATATGTGGGGAGCTGGAGACAAGAGCAGCTTTGAGTCAGTGCGTTCCATTCTGTCCCTCTCCTTACTGAAATATAGTCAAACAAGTTCAATCTAAGCTGGTGAAAAGGAATTACTGATGCCCGTTGACCCAGCTATCGGGTCTATCCCTGCTAGCTGGCTTGCTGCCGCCGCTTGGCAATCAACTCTTGCTTGCCAATCTTGATGTCTTGCACTAGGAAGCGGTGGGCCGGGCAGACGTAGGAGCAACTGCCGCACTCCATGCAGTTGAGTATGCCGTACTCGGCAGCCTCTTCCAGCATTCCGGCGTGGGCGAATTTGGCTATGGTTACCGGCAGCAAGAACTGTGGACAGACGCTGACACAGCGTCCACACTTGATGCAGGGACCGGGTTCTGTAGCCTTAACTTGGTCTTCTGCAAACACCAGCAATCCCGTAGTTTCCTTAACAACAGGCACCTGGGTGGAGTATTGGGTAAATCCGGTCATTGGTCCACCCATGATGATTTTCCGGGGAGTACCCTTGGGACCACCGGCCGCGGCAATTAGCTCCTCAAAGAGGGTACCTAGACGAACTAGGAAGTTAGAGGGCTGAGTAATGCCTTCTCCACTGACGGTGACTATTCGCTGATACAAAGGCAGTCCTGTTTTTAAGCTGTTGGCCGCTGCCGCCGCGGTACCAACGTTGTTGACGACAACCCCTACATCCCTTGGTAGGCACCCAGGGGGAACTTCCCGATTCAATAGGGACTTGATTAGCTGTTGCTCTGCCCCTTGTGGATACTTAACCCCAAGACCGACAACCTGGATATTGGTCCCGGAAGCTGCCTTCGTCAAGGCTTCGATGGCATCAGGCTTGTTGACCTCGACCCCGATGTACACCTTAGTCACATCCAGGGCCTTAGCCAAGGCTTGGGCGCCGTAGACAACCAGGTCAGGATGCTCGACCATGAGACGGTGGTCACCGGTGAGATAGGGTTCACATTCGGCGCCATTGAGTATCAGGGTGTCGATGGGCTTATCCGCCGGTGGCGTCAGTTTGACATGGGTCGGAAAGGCTGCACCCCCCAGGCCAACGATACCAGCTTCCCGGATACGATGAATGATCTCCTGGCGGGACAAATGCGCGATATCCGCCGGTTCAGGTAGATCGGGACAAATTCGGTCCTCACCGTCATTTTCAATGACGATGCAATCAACGGTTCCCGAGACGGGATGGGGATAGGTCTCTATCCCTTTGACCGTTCCTGACACCGATGCATGAATCGGTGCCGAGATCAACGCGTCACATTCGGCAATCTTCTGTCCAAGGAAAACCTCATCGCCCCGTTTGACCAAGGGCGTGCACTGATCACCGATATGTTGACGTAGGGGAATAGCCACTACTTTCGGCGCCGGCAGCACCTCGATGGGCCTATGATTACTGAGTTCTTTGCCCTCAGGGGGATGGATTCCACCTCGGAAGGTATGGCGCTTACTAATCACAACGAGACCTCCTCGCTTAATCTACACGCGGAAAAAACTCTAGCTGCTTCTGACCAGGAAAAAACAGGCAGAAGGCCAGTAGGGTTGAAGCAGATATAAATTCGAGATATCCGCTATGTGATCCTTGTCACTTTGGATACAAATCTCTAACCAAAAAATGAAAGTGATACCATTCACTACAGAGCGCGAAAAACGTCACAAACCCAGACAAACTACCATTTTCCTCCAAGAGGCGAATTATTGGTATACAAAGTTACTTCGGGGTTACTTCGGGATGGACAAGAGGGTTCCTGTTGCCCAGGGTGGTGAAAATCATCACTAATCCCTTCGGGGAGCCCAGTGTAGATGGAGGCAGGAAAGGGAAAGGATAGAGAAAAAGGAATATTGTACCTTCTCCTGGGCCGATCCTAAGGGGAAGGGCCTGATTGATCACTGCTGCTAATTACTCTATTCGATCTATGGTACTAGGGAGGGAATGGTTGATATGAAACTAAAGGTCAACTGGAACGAGGGTATGACGTTTACCGCGCACACCCCGTCGGGACACACTCTGTTTATGGATACTTCTGAGACTTCCGGTGGGAAAAACAGCGGGGCTCGACCCTTGGAGTTATTGTTGGCTGGGGTGGGTGGCTGTACCGGGATGGACGTTGTCTCTATCTTGGGCAAGATGAAACAGCAAGCACAGAGTGTGGAAATAGAAGTGGTCACTACTCAAGCCGAAGAGCACCCCAGGCAGGTTACCCACGTGATGCTTCACTACACCGTTACCGGCACCGATCTCGACGAGGCCAAGGTTAATCGAGCCGTCCAATTATCGGTGGAAAAATACTGCATCGTGGCCAACTCACTGAAGGCAGAAATTGCCTATGACGTAACAATCAACAATGTCTAGCTACAACTAACCCACGACGCAGGTCGTGGGTTGATTGACATAGCGTAAGTCACCGGGATCGGCGGCGCAGCATCCAGATCAGGGGCAGGCCTAGACCCAATACGGAAAGGGCTTCACTGAGGCCGATGCTCAAGACCGTGATCCAGTAGGGAACCTGAAAGATCACCCGCAGGTAGAGACTGATCAGTAGTGCGTTGAACACAATGGGACTGGCGAAGGCAATCCAAGAGTCCCGGAATCTATAGGTCACATAGGCTGCCAGCAATGTTACCAGGCTACCCCCGAAGATATCCCAGGGGCCCAACCCCCCGATAATATTGCTCAGCATCACTCCAACAAAAAGCCCCGGTACTGCCTCGGGAAAGAGGATCGGTAGGACAGTCAGGGCTTCCGCGGGGCGAAACTGGACAACTCCAAAACTCCAGGGAGCAAACCCTACCACCAAGGCTATGTAGATGGCAGCAACGATGGCTGCTCTAGTTAAATAACGCAGATTCACAGACAACACATCCATTCTAGCAGACCGCTACCTATTGTTAGCTTGGGCTATCACTGTTATAGTGTACCGGCCCTGCTAGATGAATGCAAGATAAGGCGGGTGCCTTAGTGTGCGTTCAGAGCAGCAGCTAGGTTCTTACGATAGAACTACTAGAACTACGTTCAATCAGAGAATGACTTCTTGTACTTGGGCAGAACCAATCTCCAGAAAAGGCAACCATTAACAAGTAATAGCACCCCAAAGAATGTCCGGGCAATGCCTTCCGGAACTAGCAGGGCGATGCCATTCATATCGCCCCCACCAAAGAATCCATACAGTAAACTCAAGTACAGGGGATCAGCGAACAGCATAGCAATTGTGACATAGTACATACAGGCTTTGAATACCCGGGATTTTGCCTTACAAATTTTATCCGTTGCGACAACCAGCCCATAGGCCGTTGTCAGAGTAGCAACTGCTCCCACAAGACAGAAGATACCAACCTGCGTGTCCCTCATTTTCTCGGCATATACGTCAATCTGGATACCAAGTCCCAGGAAGTTGATCCGCTTGAACGCACCAACAGATAGAGCATAAATGAGATGTGCTCCCTCATGAAGGATATTGTAAGCGGCTACTGCCGAAAGTAGTCCGAGATATTGCCTTGTTAGCTTGTTCATCACTTACGCCTCTCTTGAGATCACTCATTACTAGGGAATGGCATACAAGTCATTAACTCATTATGGTTACATGCAGAAAATCCTTCCTCAGCGCCTTGGGGCTTGTCCCCTGGTAGAAAGATGGCACTGGCCACCTACTTGGTCATACTTAACAGCAGTAGGACTAACAAGAAGGTGACTAGGACCAATACGGCAGTGGGAGAGATCAGCAGGGTAAAGAACAACAATACTACCGCGGCAAAGAGTAAACCATATCCCCGCATGTGTATCCAGTCAAAGAATCGATACCACTGAAACTTCTTGGCTTCTCTCTTAATCTTCTCGGTGTAGAATCTAATCCGGTTCATCGTCACAGTCCTCCCGGTACCAACGAGCTCAGCCCTTTGGTACCATGCTATGACCCTACCTAGGAAAAAGTGCGCTCTAAATCGCCTCCAGGCCTTTATAGGACTTGGGGGCGAGGAATTTTAGCACGCAACTTCCCCTCCATCAATATATTGTAGGGAGAACTAGGACTTGGGTAGGGGAGGGATAACAAAACCATGGACGAGACGAGAGAAGAGAGGAATGAGCGGTTCGAGGAACTCGCTCAGTTGTCCGACCAGATAGCAGGTTTGCAGGCCAGGATTAGGAACCTGGTGGAGATGGCCGAGGAGGTTCATAGCTACCTAAATGAAGCTGGTGATCCGGAACCCGCTGAATTTGGGGACTATGATCCTGACTGGAACTTCCAGGAACTGGCCCAGGAGGAAATAGGAGATCTGGTATCTGACATGGAGGAAGACGAGGACATGTGGCCCAAGGCCAACTGGGAAGAGGATTGGTTTATTTCACAGGCTCAGGAGATTGCCGTCGAGGGTCTGGTGCCCTTGGGGTCACCGGGAGCGGGAGGGAAAGCCATGGAAGTCTTGCCCGAGGAGATGTGGCCCCAGCCGGAAGGAGAGGAAACCATCGACTGGCATCCTTGGCTGGAGTGGACTCCTAAGGCCAGGGAGCTTGATGTGGAGCCGGTGCCGGCCCGCAGACGCTACAGCTGGGACTATGGTGAAGATTTGATGGTAGACTATCCCGCGGGTCTCTATGTAGATGACGACTTTGGGTCTGAGGAAATGTTCGCAGCAGAGTCCAAAGCCCCTTGGGGGGAGGAGCTGATCATCGAGCAGGCTGAGTCGATGGGCCCCGAGGCCGTGGAGCCAGAGATGGACCTTGAGCTCAGCAGTGAACCGACAGCTGTCCTCCAGGAGGAAGTCGAGGAGACGGAAGCCCTGGGCGATTTGGATCTAGAGTCCAGTGAATCAGAACCAATGGATGCAGAGCCCAGTCCAGTACTAGAATTTGTACCG encodes:
- a CDS encoding Gfo/Idh/MocA family oxidoreductase; the encoded protein is MTRPRIGIVGLGSMGEKHVKTCVEDRTDIDVLGCTVGRRRMEYMMTKWGIPVVLDYRELVGKIDGVIVAVPTELHSEVAGWFLRHRIPVLVEKPIADTLESARELVELAQEHDTPLQVGHVERFNPAWRAARRWWQDQVSGPPDRIEALRLSPPPQRDLGVGVILDMMIHDLDLILSILPEQPAIPWVETLTLDESKEEDLCIARLQWPGAVASVTAARIAYRRVRQLKVSQGSITMKVDLLDPRVTVTRDGESWEELVVESGWPLEYQLEEFLQVIAGGPCQVSGAEALKSLELAYAITEQGAKITKGN
- a CDS encoding anaerobic sulfatase maturase, with translation MVKPIGPVCNLACEYCFYLGKEALFPQVEDFQMTDGVLAEYVKQYITSQPGPVVPFAWQGGEPTLLGIEFFQRVLELQARYLPAGWQVENAFQTNGILLDEEWCRLFREHNFLVGLSVDGPAELHDIYRRDKGGNPTHSRVLRSMHLLQEQRVDFNVLCSVNNVNSQHPERVYNFFRDEGVEFVQFIPIVEHLGGGQVTQRSVEPRQWGSFLIGVFNRWLQDGVGKIFIQTFEECASVWAGFGPRLCVFTETCGRAMAMEHNGNLYSCDHFVFPEYKLGNILETPMAQLVESEFQRRFGTDKSEALPQYCRDCDVRFMCNGACPKDRFAVTPTGEQGLNYLCEGYKRFFHYVDPYMRTLAQAIHARKRPEQMQEDLLTVHKQIWDVGRNDPCPCGSGAKYKRCCLKD
- a CDS encoding alpha/beta fold hydrolase, whose amino-acid sequence is MEKPVVIKNLGQQMVGMLHLPEGEGPFPAVALYHGFTGTKVEPHRIFVKMARRLNALGIAAVRFDFRGSGDSEGDFADMTVSGEISDGIKILDYLTELEAVDSQRLGVLGLSMGGAVAACVAGRDDRVKSVALWSAVADFALFAQNKEALAKAKEQGYADVGGNVLNYEFYEDASKHDPAAAIAKFAGPVLIVHGSEDPTVPVSHADIFEQAISGQKEKVILLGADHTYNRRDWEEEVLERTAQWFQRTL
- a CDS encoding RnfABCDGE type electron transport complex subunit B, which gives rise to MSIIASIITTGVLGGALGLGLAYASKKFAVETDPRVEQLVEALPGANCGGCGRAGCQQFAEALAKGEADVTGCPVASAEQRAQLAKILGVEANDANRMIAQVQCHGGNQEALTRAEYNGVQTCRAAQALGGGFKGCEYGCLGLGDCVFSCPFDAIYMGENGLPVVDPVACTGCGNCVKACPRSIIDLVSDQKPVHVRCKSLAKGKDVRAVCTVGCIGCRACSRVCPADAIPVNDNLAAVDYDKCIDCGACVEKCPTKAIEFEARLAHLKTQAAS
- the rsxA gene encoding electron transport complex subunit RsxA; protein product: MRELALLFVGSVLVNNFVLSRFLGICPFLGVSKDTDTALGMGMATTFVMTMASITTWLIQRFILDAFNLPFLQNVVFILVIAALVQLVEMFLQKTSPALYQALGIFLPLITTNCAILGLAILVVTNGYNLIQTVVFSLGAGAGFTLAMLIMAGIRSELRFADVPKALEGSGIALLIASIMSMAFAGFSGLIAM
- a CDS encoding electron transport complex subunit E — its product is MLKFWSDLLRGLWKENPTFRLLIGMCPTLAITTSATNGLAMGLATTFVLICSSAMISLLKNVIPSQVRIPCYTVIIATFVTVVDMVLAANAPEIHQVLGLFIPLIVVNCIILGRAEAYANKAPVHLAIADAAGMGIGFTWALTFLGSIREILGMGTIFGVSLFGSGFTPWLIFLMPPGGFLTLGILVGGMNQLTAYLEKRRTAAVKRQAVSGTTVAQ
- a CDS encoding RnfABCDGE type electron transport complex subunit G is translated as MRNSMSLVITLAVVCIISGASLAYFHQMTEAILVQRQLEQMRDAVIAVVPGGISFTESTSDALPAGTGGQALPEGMRVFPVFDEGKALMGYAVLHSTKGFEGPIRLMVGIDPNSRVITGLTVLEQSETPGLGARIADAGFRNQFIGKSLDDPFVSGNDIDGITGATVSTDAVIKIVREAIASVDTEAN
- a CDS encoding RnfABCDGE type electron transport complex subunit D, which translates into the protein MERTDSKLLLSPAPHISSGETIPRIMYTVLAAMAPAALASIYFFRFRAALLIVACSVTALVTEYVFQKIRRKPITIWDGSALVTGVLLAFNLPPSLPVWMAVAGTVFAIAIGKQIFGGLGHNPFNPALVGRVFLLAAFPMAMTAWTTPIDGLSTATPLAALKVDVAASSTVDSYSSGTMDAATSGTVDSYSSGTMDVATSGTVDSYSSGTMDVATSGTVDSYSSGTMDVATSGTVDGVSSGSAVTASSSTPIRDELSLWDMFIGRMPGSLGETSALAILLGGLFLIYKGYIDWRIPVGYLGTVIVFALVFGQDPLFHLLTGGLMLGAFFMATDMVTTPLTTKGRWIFAIGGGVILMVIRLWGGYPEGVSYSILLMNGFTPLINRFTRPKFFGEVKARA
- the rsxC gene encoding electron transport complex subunit RsxC, encoding MSKRHTFRGGIHPPEGKELSNHRPIEVLPAPKVVAIPLRQHIGDQCTPLVKRGDEVFLGQKIAECDALISAPIHASVSGTVKGIETYPHPVSGTVDCIVIENDGEDRICPDLPEPADIAHLSRQEIIHRIREAGIVGLGGAAFPTHVKLTPPADKPIDTLILNGAECEPYLTGDHRLMVEHPDLVVYGAQALAKALDVTKVYIGVEVNKPDAIEALTKAASGTNIQVVGLGVKYPQGAEQQLIKSLLNREVPPGCLPRDVGVVVNNVGTAAAAANSLKTGLPLYQRIVTVSGEGITQPSNFLVRLGTLFEELIAAAGGPKGTPRKIIMGGPMTGFTQYSTQVPVVKETTGLLVFAEDQVKATEPGPCIKCGRCVSVCPQFLLPVTIAKFAHAGMLEEAAEYGILNCMECGSCSYVCPAHRFLVQDIKIGKQELIAKRRQQAS
- a CDS encoding OsmC family protein — translated: MKLKVNWNEGMTFTAHTPSGHTLFMDTSETSGGKNSGARPLELLLAGVGGCTGMDVVSILGKMKQQAQSVEIEVVTTQAEEHPRQVTHVMLHYTVTGTDLDEAKVNRAVQLSVEKYCIVANSLKAEIAYDVTINNV
- a CDS encoding QueT transporter family protein, with product MNLRYLTRAAIVAAIYIALVVGFAPWSFGVVQFRPAEALTVLPILFPEAVPGLFVGVMLSNIIGGLGPWDIFGGSLVTLLAAYVTYRFRDSWIAFASPIVFNALLISLYLRVIFQVPYWITVLSIGLSEALSVLGLGLPLIWMLRRRSR